From the Sinorhizobium garamanticum genome, one window contains:
- a CDS encoding flotillin family protein — translation MIVDLLLPVGIGIILIFGIGFVLASLYTRSSRDEAYVRTGLGGQKVVLDGGSIVLPIFHSIARVNLKTLRLEVRRGESDALITKDRMRVDIGAEFYVRVKPDASSIALAAQTLGDRTNDAEQLRVLIEAKFVDGLRSVAATMNLDALQEQRMDFVKAVQEAVGADLQSNGLELESVSLTRLDQTDIKHFNANNFFDAQGLAALTRITESRKKERNEIVRDTEVAIAQKDLEARQQSLTIERTKREAELSQERDIANKSAATRAETAQQEQAAKRAEEEARIASQQAIAEREAMAKQVRESANIDATRAVQQRDTEARRDLQIVAQESAIAVANKSREESEAKAKAETARALAIAAEEKVETARAVEIAERERQIAVIDARKDAETEATAVTVSAEAEKQAALDQAEAIKTLATAEAEAAVIKAKGILETGKAEAESEALLNDARNKLSPAIIEFEVLRERIRIIPQALAEAVKPIEKISDIRIFDTGGMIGRGTGGANGIGIGDGLAGQLLAYQANKPILDQLLKEAGFEGDNAISSLLANVQGSGNSKVSDSKINNTAVEED, via the coding sequence ATGATCGTTGATCTACTTCTGCCGGTCGGCATCGGCATCATTCTCATATTCGGCATCGGCTTCGTTCTCGCCTCGCTCTACACCCGCTCGAGCCGCGATGAGGCCTATGTGCGCACCGGCCTCGGCGGGCAGAAGGTCGTGCTGGATGGCGGTTCGATCGTGCTGCCGATCTTCCACTCGATCGCGCGCGTCAATCTCAAGACCCTGCGTCTTGAGGTCAGGCGCGGCGAAAGCGACGCCCTGATCACCAAGGACAGGATGCGCGTCGATATTGGCGCCGAGTTCTATGTCCGCGTGAAACCGGACGCGTCCTCGATCGCGCTTGCGGCACAGACGCTCGGCGACCGAACGAATGACGCGGAGCAGTTGCGCGTGCTGATCGAAGCCAAATTCGTCGACGGCCTGCGTTCCGTCGCGGCGACGATGAACCTCGACGCGCTGCAGGAGCAGCGGATGGACTTCGTCAAGGCGGTCCAGGAGGCCGTCGGCGCCGACCTGCAATCGAACGGCCTGGAACTGGAATCCGTCTCCCTGACCCGTCTCGACCAGACCGATATCAAGCACTTCAACGCCAATAACTTCTTCGACGCCCAAGGCCTCGCGGCGCTGACGCGGATCACCGAGAGCCGCAAGAAGGAGCGCAACGAAATCGTTCGCGACACGGAAGTGGCTATTGCCCAGAAGGACCTCGAGGCACGCCAGCAATCGCTGACGATCGAACGGACGAAGCGCGAGGCGGAACTCAGCCAGGAACGCGATATCGCCAACAAGTCCGCTGCCACGCGTGCAGAAACCGCCCAGCAGGAACAGGCTGCCAAGCGCGCTGAGGAAGAGGCCCGCATCGCCTCACAACAGGCGATCGCCGAGCGAGAGGCAATGGCGAAGCAGGTGCGCGAGAGCGCCAATATCGATGCCACGCGTGCCGTCCAGCAGCGCGACACCGAGGCGCGCCGCGACCTTCAGATCGTGGCACAGGAAAGCGCCATTGCCGTCGCGAACAAGAGTCGCGAGGAATCCGAGGCCAAGGCGAAGGCCGAGACCGCAAGAGCGCTGGCAATCGCCGCAGAAGAAAAGGTGGAAACGGCGCGAGCCGTCGAAATCGCCGAACGCGAGCGTCAGATCGCGGTGATCGACGCGCGCAAGGACGCCGAAACCGAGGCGACGGCCGTAACCGTCAGCGCGGAGGCCGAGAAACAGGCGGCACTCGACCAGGCGGAAGCGATCAAGACGCTGGCAACGGCGGAGGCCGAGGCCGCGGTCATCAAAGCCAAGGGCATTCTGGAAACCGGCAAGGCCGAAGCCGAGAGCGAGGCGCTCCTCAACGACGCGCGCAACAAGCTCAGCCCCGCCATCATCGAGTTCGAAGTCCTCCGTGAACGCATCCGCATCATTCCGCAGGCGCTCGCCGAGGCCGTCAAGCCGATCGAAAAGATCTCCGACATCCGCATCTTCGATACCGGCGGCATGATCGGCCGCGGCACCGGCGGCGCGAACGGTATCGGAATCGGCGACGGCCTGGCCGGGCAGCTTCTCGCCTACCAGGCAAACAAGCCGATTCTCGACCAACTCCTGAAGGAAGCCGGTTTCGAAGGCGACAACGCCATCTCATCGCTGCTCGCGAATGTGCAGGGCAGTGGCAATAGCAAAGTCAGCGACAGCAAGATCAACAATACGGCCGTGGAAGAAGACTGA
- a CDS encoding TrkH family potassium uptake protein: MTADRLRFVLFLNGLFILALAVAMLLPAVVDFAVDNSQDALTFLSCAAVAAAFGSLLVTAFNQDEVDLKDRRTGLLITVSAWLSVCMIGAVPLYSALDLSWTDAVFESASALTTTGSTILVGLDDMPQGLLLWRSLLQWLGGIGIIVMALSVLPALRVGGMQLFRSESSDISEKPFPKVRQIARNILIVYVSLTLACVIALDIAGMSTFDAVNHAMTTIATGGLSTKDASIGFYNSLAIEIVTIIFMISGALPLAFYAVFLMSRGKRSAIEGQIKPFLLILATAILVCTAWNIAQGMSPPVALRLSAFNVTSVITDTGFATADFSTWGSFAIGLFFMLYLVGGCAGSTAGAIKIFRWQILFEGTGRALRHMLYPNAVVPVRFQGRSVDDMAIGNVRNFFFLYIMTLLVLSLLVTATGLDFLSATSSVAQAMANAGPGLGPLVGPATNFSGIPDAAKWLIALAMILGRLELVTFFVVLQPWFWRR; encoded by the coding sequence ATGACCGCCGATCGACTTCGTTTTGTCCTCTTCCTCAACGGTTTGTTCATCCTGGCCCTGGCGGTGGCCATGCTTTTACCGGCCGTCGTCGACTTCGCCGTCGATAACAGCCAGGACGCACTCACCTTCTTGAGTTGCGCTGCCGTTGCCGCTGCCTTCGGGTCACTGCTCGTTACCGCCTTCAACCAGGACGAGGTTGACCTCAAGGACCGCCGGACTGGACTTTTGATCACCGTCAGTGCCTGGCTCTCGGTCTGCATGATCGGAGCGGTGCCACTCTACAGTGCGCTGGATCTGAGCTGGACGGATGCGGTCTTTGAATCGGCATCGGCCTTGACGACGACTGGTTCCACGATCCTGGTAGGCTTGGATGATATGCCGCAAGGGCTGCTCCTGTGGCGTTCGCTGCTTCAGTGGCTCGGAGGAATTGGCATCATCGTGATGGCGCTCAGCGTGCTCCCAGCATTGCGGGTCGGCGGCATGCAGCTCTTTCGCTCCGAGTCCTCGGACATTTCCGAAAAGCCGTTTCCCAAGGTGCGGCAGATCGCCCGCAACATCCTGATCGTCTATGTGTCGCTCACCCTGGCTTGCGTCATAGCCCTCGACATCGCCGGAATGTCGACCTTCGATGCGGTCAATCATGCAATGACCACCATCGCGACGGGCGGCCTCTCGACAAAGGATGCATCGATTGGCTTTTACAATTCCCTGGCGATCGAGATCGTGACCATAATATTCATGATTTCGGGTGCGCTGCCGCTCGCCTTCTACGCCGTATTCCTCATGAGCCGCGGCAAGCGCAGTGCAATCGAAGGACAGATCAAGCCCTTCCTCCTGATCCTCGCAACGGCGATCCTGGTGTGCACGGCCTGGAACATCGCACAGGGCATGTCGCCACCTGTCGCGCTGAGGCTGTCTGCCTTCAATGTCACCTCCGTGATCACAGATACGGGTTTTGCGACCGCCGATTTTTCCACATGGGGAAGTTTTGCGATCGGGCTTTTCTTCATGTTGTATCTCGTCGGCGGCTGTGCCGGCTCGACCGCAGGCGCCATCAAGATCTTCCGCTGGCAGATTCTGTTTGAGGGCACCGGAAGGGCGCTTAGACACATGCTTTATCCGAACGCTGTCGTGCCGGTGCGCTTTCAAGGAAGGTCCGTCGACGACATGGCCATCGGTAATGTCCGCAACTTCTTTTTTCTCTACATCATGACCCTGCTTGTTCTTTCACTCCTGGTGACGGCAACGGGCCTCGATTTCCTCTCGGCCACTTCCTCGGTGGCTCAAGCGATGGCGAATGCGGGGCCCGGTCTTGGTCCCCTCGTCGGCCCGGCAACGAATTTCTCCGGCATACCCGATGCGGCCAAGTGGCTAATCGCATTGGCCATGATCCTCGGCCGGTTGGAACTGGTAACATTCTTTGTCGTGCTGCAGCCGTGGTTCTGGCGGCGCTGA
- a CDS encoding amino acid permease produces MANDSKQHEGGVIYHIPGQEYFDIRGLRRHAGVFSLWALGVGAVISGDFSGWNLGFAVGGWGGMFIGTILITIMYLGLTYSIAEMSPALPHTGGAYSFARTAFGPWGGFITGVAENIEYVLTPAVVVFFIGTYLTGIFETPQYFQPVWWLIGYIVFVGLNVRGVELSFTVTVIVTLIALAVLAFFFVSAIPFIDFGKYAMNVGVDPATGAAVELPDGGGPFLPLGVYGVLASMPFAVWLFLAIEQLPLAAEESVDPQRDMPKGIMLGMFTLIATGFLVLIINPAIPNGAFRLGSSGEPILDGFRAIYGTGWAKILSLFAVAGLIASFHAIIFAFGRQIYSLSRAGYFPHFLSVTHGAHKTPNTALIAGALVGFGVMLVVWFTQGRAEAGSFIGGVLLNMAVFGAMFSYLLQGLTFIQLRRAFPNIERPYRSPFGVPGAVLTVIIALVTIFFQLTDPLYQKGIIGVAIWYALAIVYFGAYGRKTLVYSPEEDFAVRQREGAASI; encoded by the coding sequence ATGGCCAACGATAGCAAGCAGCATGAAGGCGGAGTGATCTACCATATACCCGGCCAGGAGTATTTCGATATACGCGGACTGCGACGCCACGCCGGCGTCTTCTCGCTCTGGGCTCTTGGGGTCGGCGCGGTCATCTCCGGCGACTTCTCCGGCTGGAACCTCGGTTTTGCCGTCGGCGGCTGGGGTGGCATGTTCATCGGCACCATCCTGATCACCATCATGTATCTCGGTCTCACCTATTCGATCGCCGAAATGAGCCCGGCCTTGCCGCATACGGGCGGCGCCTATTCCTTCGCGCGGACGGCATTCGGACCGTGGGGCGGCTTCATCACCGGCGTGGCGGAGAACATCGAATATGTGCTCACCCCCGCGGTCGTGGTGTTCTTCATCGGGACCTACCTGACCGGAATCTTCGAGACACCACAGTACTTCCAACCCGTCTGGTGGCTGATAGGTTATATCGTCTTCGTCGGCCTCAACGTCCGGGGTGTCGAACTCTCGTTCACCGTGACGGTGATCGTCACGCTGATCGCCCTGGCGGTTCTCGCCTTTTTCTTTGTTAGCGCCATTCCGTTCATCGACTTCGGCAAATATGCGATGAACGTCGGCGTCGATCCGGCGACGGGTGCGGCAGTCGAGCTTCCGGACGGCGGCGGGCCGTTCCTGCCGCTCGGCGTCTATGGCGTGCTGGCCTCGATGCCCTTCGCCGTCTGGCTGTTTCTGGCGATCGAGCAGCTGCCGCTCGCTGCCGAGGAATCGGTCGACCCGCAACGCGACATGCCGAAGGGCATCATGCTCGGCATGTTCACGCTGATTGCAACCGGCTTCCTGGTGCTTATCATCAATCCGGCCATCCCGAACGGCGCCTTTAGGCTCGGTTCTTCGGGCGAACCGATCCTCGACGGTTTCCGGGCCATCTATGGAACAGGCTGGGCAAAGATCCTCTCGCTATTTGCAGTCGCCGGACTGATCGCCAGTTTCCACGCCATCATCTTCGCCTTCGGCCGGCAGATCTACTCCTTGTCGCGGGCCGGTTACTTCCCGCATTTTCTCTCGGTGACCCATGGCGCGCACAAGACCCCCAACACCGCGTTGATTGCCGGCGCACTCGTCGGCTTCGGTGTCATGCTGGTGGTCTGGTTCACCCAAGGCCGCGCGGAGGCCGGCTCCTTCATCGGCGGCGTGCTTCTGAACATGGCGGTGTTCGGCGCGATGTTCTCCTACCTGCTGCAGGGGCTGACCTTCATCCAGCTGCGGCGCGCTTTTCCGAATATCGAGCGGCCCTACCGCAGCCCGTTCGGCGTCCCCGGTGCGGTGCTCACCGTCATCATTGCGCTGGTGACGATCTTCTTCCAGCTCACCGACCCGCTCTATCAGAAAGGCATCATCGGCGTGGCGATCTGGTACGCGCTGGCGATCGTCTACTTTGGCGCTTACGGCCGCAAGACGCTCGTGTATTCGCCGGAGGAGGACTTTGCGGTCAGGCAGCGCGAAGGCGCGGCATCCATCTGA
- the nhaA gene encoding Na+/H+ antiporter NhaA has translation MLSVRPEGRISSTLRQFLNNEASGGFVLMAAAVLAIITANSPVSAIYFAALHIHLGPLSLQHWINDALMALFFLLVGLEIKRELLDGQLSSWSRRLLPGTAAAGGMLVPALIYVVFNAGNADALRGWAIPSATDIAFSLGVLSLLGPCVPASLKIFLTALAIIDDLGAVIVIALFYATDLNLVALGGAVIVAANLVAFNRIGVTRLWLYLMIGSALWILLLQSGVHATIAGVILALTIPVRRTRGAPEASPSVSPLHKLEHMLQKPVAFLVVPLFGFANAGVSLAGVTLSVLVEPLTLGVVVGLVAGKLIGVFGTVALMVRSGLADLPTGANWAQTLGLSFLCGIGFTMSLFIGLLAFDDPAMQERVKFGIIAGSLVSGTAGYAVLKLGARTSKAARA, from the coding sequence ATGCTTTCAGTTCGGCCCGAGGGCCGCATCAGCTCCACTCTGCGCCAGTTTCTCAACAATGAAGCGTCAGGCGGCTTCGTTCTTATGGCCGCGGCCGTGCTCGCCATCATAACGGCCAACTCACCGGTCTCGGCCATCTATTTTGCTGCGCTTCACATTCATCTCGGGCCGCTCAGCCTCCAACACTGGATCAATGACGCACTGATGGCGTTGTTCTTTCTGTTGGTCGGCCTCGAAATCAAGCGCGAGCTGTTGGACGGCCAGCTCTCAAGCTGGAGCCGCCGGCTGCTTCCGGGTACCGCGGCCGCGGGCGGCATGCTCGTTCCCGCCTTGATTTACGTCGTCTTCAATGCCGGCAATGCCGACGCGTTGAGAGGCTGGGCGATTCCTTCCGCAACCGACATCGCCTTCTCTCTGGGGGTGCTGTCGCTGCTCGGGCCATGCGTGCCGGCGTCGCTGAAGATATTTCTCACCGCGCTCGCCATCATCGATGATCTTGGCGCGGTGATCGTTATCGCGCTGTTTTATGCGACCGATCTGAACCTTGTCGCACTGGGCGGCGCCGTGATCGTCGCTGCAAACCTCGTCGCTTTCAATCGAATTGGCGTCACGCGTCTCTGGCTCTATCTTATGATCGGCTCTGCGTTGTGGATTCTGCTTCTCCAATCGGGCGTTCACGCGACGATCGCCGGCGTGATCTTGGCGTTGACGATCCCGGTCCGCCGGACGCGCGGCGCGCCGGAGGCGTCGCCGTCCGTTTCGCCGCTCCACAAGCTCGAGCACATGCTGCAAAAGCCGGTTGCTTTTCTCGTCGTGCCGCTCTTCGGCTTTGCAAATGCGGGCGTTTCGCTGGCAGGAGTGACGCTCTCCGTGCTTGTTGAGCCGCTTACGCTCGGCGTGGTCGTCGGTCTAGTCGCGGGGAAACTGATTGGCGTTTTCGGTACGGTCGCACTGATGGTGCGAAGCGGACTGGCCGACCTTCCCACCGGGGCCAACTGGGCACAGACGCTTGGCCTTTCATTTCTCTGTGGCATCGGTTTCACGATGAGTCTCTTTATCGGTCTGCTAGCGTTCGACGATCCAGCTATGCAAGAGCGCGTCAAGTTCGGCATTATTGCAGGATCCCTGGTGTCCGGAACGGCTGGCTATGCCGTCCTCAAGCTCGGTGCTAGAACGTCGAAGGCCGCGCGTGCATAG
- a CDS encoding DUF190 domain-containing protein: protein MQIPRQALLLRIFIGENDRDDGHPLYESIVLKAREMQLAGATVLRGGMGFGHSSRLHTTKILRLSEDLPLIVEIVDSEEKINAFLPVLEGIMSSGLVTLERVQVLQYGLSGK, encoded by the coding sequence ATGCAGATACCGAGACAGGCTTTGCTTTTGAGGATATTCATCGGCGAGAATGACCGGGATGACGGCCACCCGCTCTATGAGTCGATTGTGCTCAAGGCGCGCGAAATGCAACTTGCCGGCGCAACGGTGCTACGGGGGGGAATGGGTTTCGGGCACTCTAGCCGGTTGCACACGACAAAGATTCTCCGTCTTTCGGAAGACCTGCCGCTGATTGTCGAGATTGTCGACAGCGAGGAAAAGATTAATGCCTTCCTGCCGGTGCTTGAAGGGATCATGTCGAGCGGGCTGGTCACCTTGGAGAGGGTACAGGTGCTCCAATATGGTTTGAGCGGCAAATAG
- the crcB gene encoding fluoride efflux transporter CrcB — MKTELQQSVKRKIPLAPHLKPDEQARSRKVRETALLYLCVSIGSVIGSVLRALASLAALAWFGPAFPWGTLLVNIVGSFVIGFYATFAGPNGRLFSGTYQRQFVMTGICGGFTTFSAFSLEAFQLMQRSELVLAGLYIGASVVTWLAAVWCGHALASRLNRLGG; from the coding sequence GTGAAAACCGAGCTTCAGCAATCTGTGAAGCGAAAGATACCTTTGGCACCGCATCTGAAGCCAGATGAGCAGGCGAGATCGCGAAAGGTGCGAGAGACTGCCTTGCTCTACTTGTGCGTCTCCATCGGCTCTGTCATTGGCAGCGTCTTGCGCGCGTTGGCCTCGCTTGCGGCGCTTGCGTGGTTCGGCCCCGCATTTCCTTGGGGCACGCTCCTCGTGAATATAGTCGGCTCATTTGTCATCGGATTCTATGCGACGTTTGCGGGGCCGAACGGCCGGCTCTTCTCGGGAACATATCAGCGCCAGTTCGTAATGACTGGGATTTGCGGCGGCTTCACCACCTTCTCGGCGTTCAGCTTGGAGGCGTTTCAGCTCATGCAGCGCAGCGAGCTGGTCCTGGCCGGACTATATATCGGAGCCTCAGTCGTTACATGGCTCGCCGCGGTCTGGTGCGGTCATGCACTGGCTTCGCGGCTTAATCGTTTGGGAGGGTAG
- the crcB gene encoding fluoride efflux transporter CrcB: MQDILHAILWVALGSVIGGPTRYFISGLIGRVIGETFPWGTMVVNVTGAFAIGLAAAANVSGVLPMPVAWQFIVTGFLGSYTTVSSFTLQTMALARDGQLLQAGGNAALSVALCLVSVAVGYGIGAIIFGASL, encoded by the coding sequence ATGCAGGACATTCTTCATGCCATCCTCTGGGTGGCGTTGGGCAGCGTGATTGGCGGTCCGACCCGTTATTTCATTTCGGGGCTGATCGGGCGGGTGATCGGCGAGACGTTTCCCTGGGGGACGATGGTCGTTAATGTCACCGGCGCATTTGCGATCGGTCTGGCCGCAGCGGCAAACGTCAGTGGCGTCCTGCCGATGCCCGTGGCGTGGCAGTTCATCGTCACAGGTTTTCTGGGCAGCTACACGACGGTTTCCTCTTTCACCCTGCAGACGATGGCGCTTGCCCGCGATGGTCAACTCCTCCAAGCCGGCGGAAACGCGGCTCTGTCTGTGGCTCTCTGTCTGGTGTCTGTCGCGGTCGGATACGGCATCGGGGCAATTATTTTTGGAGCCAGCCTGTGA
- a CDS encoding DUF302 domain-containing protein: MFRMLVFAAAVIVAMDSASAEDLNLIVKESPAEFATTVQRLQAEIEKRGATIVATVDHAAAAKKNGLELRPTTVIIFGNPALGTPLMQGQQTAGLDLPLRVLIWEDASGKVQIGYWPPSRITDAHRIAKADEVTNKMTAALSAITDAAATR; the protein is encoded by the coding sequence ATGTTTCGAATGCTTGTTTTCGCCGCTGCTGTGATTGTTGCGATGGACTCCGCCAGTGCCGAAGACCTGAATTTGATCGTGAAGGAGAGCCCCGCCGAGTTTGCGACGACCGTACAGCGCCTTCAGGCAGAGATCGAAAAGCGGGGCGCGACGATCGTAGCGACCGTCGACCATGCGGCAGCAGCTAAAAAGAACGGTCTCGAACTGCGCCCGACGACGGTGATCATTTTCGGGAACCCGGCGCTTGGCACCCCGCTAATGCAGGGCCAGCAAACCGCCGGGCTCGACCTGCCTCTGCGGGTACTGATCTGGGAAGATGCAAGCGGCAAGGTCCAGATCGGCTATTGGCCGCCGTCGCGGATTACCGATGCGCATCGGATTGCAAAAGCCGATGAGGTGACGAATAAGATGACGGCTGCCCTGAGCGCGATAACGGACGCGGCCGCAACCCGCTGA